TCGACCGCCTCGAACGGCTCCGCCCGCACGCGTTCGCTCCCGCCGTGCGTGCTGGCCACGACCCAGCGGCCATTCTCAAGTCGGTAGACTTCGAGTGTTCTTGCCAGCGGTTCGACGAGCCAGAGATGGCCGACCG
This Candidatus Binatia bacterium DNA region includes the following protein-coding sequences:
- a CDS encoding Uma2 family endonuclease, producing the protein VGHLWLVEPLARTLEVYRLENGRWVVASTHGGSERVRAEPFEAVELELTRWWLEP